In one window of Methanosarcina vacuolata Z-761 DNA:
- a CDS encoding APC family permease — MTDLEKTITLKRGIGLAICMLIGTGILALPGLALSVGNVHEAILGWLLITFVTIPRVQICSRLGLRFPSTAGLAGYAEKAVGPWGRYSVSYLVSGSYLFGLPAIAFIGSEYMRQFFNLSELGGTFCAILLVSLMFISNLFGIRAITLINYLALTVLFLLIGLIIVFNFDFVGSGLGIAGEALSGHGNVDPNIVWNVTALLFWAFLGWENLSFSLGEMKDPEKNVPRLYWLSFVLVAAIYVLLALISVGASATGVSLKGAAGLSSLALFIPGGNFLIWLIIVVLAANACSWNFTASRLIYAAGKTGVFPAVFGKLSKRNIPLASLVTLYAMSVSLITGCYLLKVPITAMMMLVNQNFIFLCGFIIIAYWKTEIGWQKWIFSVLSLLSLSFLASGFTWKIIYPLFLIGIGYFRFTVKKKDRLFSQAVDSQSRQELVMLEDSQELSQSMKQ, encoded by the coding sequence ATGACAGATCTAGAAAAAACAATTACCTTAAAGAGAGGTATAGGGCTTGCAATCTGCATGCTCATAGGCACAGGAATCCTCGCACTGCCCGGCCTGGCTCTCAGCGTGGGAAATGTCCATGAAGCAATCCTTGGATGGCTCCTTATTACCTTCGTTACCATTCCGAGAGTCCAGATCTGTTCCAGGCTTGGCCTGAGATTCCCTTCGACAGCCGGGCTTGCCGGCTACGCAGAAAAAGCAGTAGGCCCCTGGGGAAGATATTCGGTTTCTTATCTTGTAAGCGGTTCTTATCTTTTTGGGCTTCCTGCTATTGCTTTTATTGGCAGTGAATATATGCGGCAGTTTTTTAATCTCTCCGAGTTGGGAGGAACCTTTTGTGCAATCCTTCTTGTAAGCCTGATGTTTATTTCAAACCTGTTCGGGATAAGAGCTATCACTCTAATCAACTACTTAGCCCTGACTGTACTTTTTCTGCTCATAGGGCTGATTATTGTCTTTAACTTCGATTTTGTCGGTTCCGGGCTGGGGATTGCTGGAGAAGCTCTGAGCGGCCACGGAAACGTGGATCCAAACATAGTGTGGAATGTTACAGCTTTGCTTTTCTGGGCCTTTTTGGGCTGGGAAAATCTTTCTTTTTCCCTTGGAGAGATGAAAGACCCCGAAAAAAACGTTCCCCGCCTGTACTGGTTAAGCTTTGTTCTGGTCGCTGCCATCTATGTTTTACTTGCCCTGATAAGTGTAGGAGCCAGTGCTACAGGAGTTTCCCTCAAGGGAGCTGCCGGTCTCTCCAGCCTGGCTCTTTTCATTCCAGGCGGAAATTTTCTGATATGGCTTATAATTGTAGTGCTTGCAGCAAACGCATGTTCCTGGAACTTTACTGCGAGCCGTCTAATCTATGCAGCTGGCAAAACAGGTGTTTTTCCTGCAGTATTCGGAAAGCTCTCAAAAAGAAATATTCCCCTAGCCAGCCTTGTGACTCTATATGCAATGTCGGTTTCTCTGATTACAGGGTGCTATCTTCTCAAAGTTCCTATTACGGCTATGATGATGCTCGTAAACCAGAACTTTATTTTCCTCTGCGGCTTCATCATAATTGCTTACTGGAAAACAGAAATCGGCTGGCAGAAATGGATCTTTTCGGTTCTTTCACTTCTGTCTTTGAGCTTTCTGGCATCAGGGTTTACCTGGAAGATCATATATCCGCTCTTTCTGATAGGGATTGGCTACTTCAGGTTTACCGTAAAAAAGAAAGATAGATTATTTTCGCAGGCAGTAGACTCGCAGTCCAGACAGGAACTCGTAATGCTTGAAGACTCCCAGGAACTCTCTCAGTCTATGAAACAATAA
- a CDS encoding ArsR/SmtB family transcription factor, whose product MVKSLQQIVDIGEALSHPIRLKLLYLLAERERYVYELAKDLNLSRQVVNLHLKRLEKAGFVESDLRLEDDDLRAKKFYRLKEFDVSLGMEDLKRIFE is encoded by the coding sequence ATGGTAAAATCACTTCAACAAATAGTAGATATTGGTGAGGCGCTCTCTCATCCCATAAGGCTTAAACTGCTTTACCTGCTGGCCGAAAGGGAAAGATATGTATACGAACTCGCCAAGGACCTGAATCTCTCAAGACAGGTAGTAAACCTGCATTTAAAACGCCTGGAGAAAGCCGGATTTGTTGAAAGTGATCTCAGACTTGAAGATGATGACCTCAGGGCCAAGAAGTTTTATCGGTTAAAGGAATTTGATGTTTCTCTCGGGATGGAAGATCTAAAACGGATTTTCGAGTGA
- the uvrC gene encoding excinuclease ABC subunit UvrC, which produces MIDLEALPHLPGCYLFKNEEGTVIYVGKAKDLKKRVSSYFQKRDHDPKTASLIEAVMSLDFIVTNTEVEAFLLENTLIKKHWPRYNIALKDSKRYACIHLTDEKFPRIRLARKRADSGSFFGPFVSAKERDYIFEVVRKTFQLRTCKQMPKRACLRCHIAACSGPCIGAISAENYAEKVKKAASVLKGNIKELIESMETEMRELASRQQFEQAIALRDEIAALEYLHEKQNMERQKKHNEDILNYIVRDDTVYLMLFKVYKGTLEDKQDFVFAFGENFLEEFLVQYYSENEPPEELILPEPLEESLVDFFSHVKGTKVKVTVPKQGEKKELLDLALKNVEIGFFGDRKKLEALQSKLSLPKLPNVIECFDISHLSGTATVGSMVQFRGGRPDKHNYRRFKIESVEGIDDFASIAEVVRRRYSRLLEDKHDLPDLIIIDGGKGQLSSAFQELRKLKVRVPLISIAKREEEIYVPGIKSPLPIKKDEKASLFVQEIRDEAHRFAITYNRLLRQKSMIPKND; this is translated from the coding sequence ATGATTGACCTGGAAGCTCTTCCTCACCTGCCTGGCTGTTATCTTTTCAAGAACGAAGAAGGGACTGTGATTTACGTAGGCAAGGCAAAGGACCTTAAAAAGCGGGTGAGCAGCTATTTCCAGAAACGAGACCACGACCCAAAAACCGCGAGCCTTATAGAGGCTGTAATGAGCCTTGATTTTATTGTCACGAACACTGAAGTAGAGGCTTTTCTTCTGGAAAACACCCTGATCAAAAAACACTGGCCAAGGTATAATATTGCTCTTAAGGACTCAAAACGGTATGCCTGCATTCATTTAACTGATGAAAAGTTTCCAAGGATCAGGCTTGCCCGGAAAAGGGCTGATAGTGGAAGTTTTTTTGGGCCCTTTGTCTCGGCGAAGGAAAGAGATTATATTTTTGAGGTTGTAAGAAAGACCTTCCAGCTCAGAACCTGCAAACAGATGCCTAAACGGGCCTGCCTCAGATGCCATATAGCGGCATGTAGCGGTCCCTGCATAGGTGCAATTTCTGCGGAAAACTATGCCGAGAAAGTAAAGAAAGCTGCTTCTGTTCTTAAAGGCAATATCAAAGAGCTTATAGAATCCATGGAAACAGAAATGCGGGAATTGGCATCGAGGCAGCAATTCGAGCAAGCCATAGCTCTCAGGGATGAGATTGCAGCCCTTGAGTACCTTCACGAAAAACAAAACATGGAGAGGCAGAAAAAGCACAACGAGGATATCCTGAACTATATTGTCAGGGATGATACTGTTTATCTCATGCTCTTCAAGGTCTACAAAGGTACGCTTGAGGACAAGCAGGACTTTGTTTTTGCCTTCGGGGAAAATTTCCTGGAAGAATTCCTGGTGCAGTATTATTCCGAGAACGAGCCGCCTGAAGAACTGATCCTGCCCGAACCTCTAGAAGAGTCGCTTGTCGATTTCTTCTCTCATGTAAAAGGAACAAAAGTGAAAGTTACGGTTCCGAAGCAGGGAGAGAAAAAGGAACTTCTCGACCTTGCCCTGAAAAACGTTGAGATCGGTTTCTTTGGAGACCGGAAAAAGCTCGAAGCCTTGCAAAGTAAGTTATCCCTTCCGAAACTTCCGAATGTCATAGAATGTTTCGACATCTCCCATCTCTCAGGCACGGCTACGGTCGGTTCAATGGTCCAGTTCCGGGGAGGCAGACCTGATAAACACAATTATCGCCGCTTCAAGATCGAGAGTGTTGAAGGAATTGATGATTTCGCTTCTATTGCCGAGGTCGTACGAAGGCGTTATTCCCGCCTGCTTGAGGACAAGCATGACCTGCCTGATCTTATTATTATAGATGGGGGAAAAGGACAGCTCTCTTCAGCTTTTCAGGAACTTAGAAAGCTCAAAGTCAGGGTTCCTCTTATCTCGATAGCTAAGCGGGAAGAAGAAATCTATGTGCCCGGAATCAAGTCTCCTCTTCCCATCAAAAAAGACGAGAAAGCCTCCCTTTTTGTCCAGGAGATCCGGGACGAAGCCCACAGGTTTGCAATTACCTACAACCGCTTGCTGAGACAAAAATCTATGATTCCTAAAAATGATTGA
- a CDS encoding nicotianamine synthase family protein, translated as MVGAIGKSLELSEFVLKEILDLYKDIRELSDEVILSGSSDKPEKLFMKLDALITRDLGNEVVSILLNKQELEPILFHLNRFRNLYTVRLETGYAKEILAGHSPWDILKKFPFYKNYLRLVRTEYEGFGLKAGDRIFFLGSGPLPLTLIVFFKYYGVKGTGIEQNSERARLSMEVLDKLGLSKDITIVNGSHFSMNPIDFLDTDTGVKALMIAAQAEPKKEILEYLLKVIPAGCRISYRIYEKGLMKLLNRDFLLDLPNGYREYKRIRPDPPAYNTVVFLEKKSNCSGIIE; from the coding sequence ATGGTTGGTGCGATTGGTAAGAGTCTGGAGCTTTCAGAGTTTGTTCTCAAAGAAATACTTGATCTGTATAAGGATATAAGAGAACTCTCTGATGAAGTGATCTTATCCGGCTCTTCGGACAAGCCCGAAAAATTGTTTATGAAGCTGGATGCTTTAATTACCCGGGACCTGGGAAATGAAGTAGTTTCTATTCTACTGAATAAACAGGAGCTAGAACCAATTTTATTTCACCTGAACCGATTCAGGAATTTGTATACGGTAAGGCTGGAAACCGGATATGCAAAAGAAATTCTTGCGGGTCATTCCCCCTGGGACATCCTTAAGAAATTCCCCTTTTACAAAAATTACCTCCGGCTGGTACGAACAGAATACGAGGGTTTCGGACTAAAAGCCGGGGACAGAATTTTTTTTCTCGGGAGTGGACCTCTTCCCCTTACGCTCATTGTTTTCTTCAAATATTATGGGGTAAAAGGCACAGGGATAGAACAGAACTCTGAAAGGGCAAGGCTTTCAATGGAAGTACTTGATAAGCTTGGGCTTTCTAAAGACATCACCATAGTTAACGGGAGCCATTTCTCCATGAACCCGATTGATTTTCTAGATACTGATACAGGGGTAAAGGCTCTCATGATAGCTGCCCAGGCTGAACCTAAAAAAGAAATTCTTGAATATTTACTAAAAGTAATACCGGCAGGCTGCAGGATTTCTTACAGAATTTATGAAAAAGGCTTAATGAAACTGCTAAACCGGGACTTTCTGCTTGATTTGCCAAACGGTTACAGGGAATATAAGAGAATCCGGCCCGACCCTCCTGCATATAACACGGTTGTATTTCTGGAAAAAAAGAGTAATTGCTCCGGAATTATAGAGTAG
- the uvrB gene encoding excinuclease ABC subunit UvrB, producing the protein MKSSDKTSQAVSNKISETLRDARYWDSPQFKLVSDFEPKGSQPQAIEKLVEGLTEGERYQTLLGVTGSGKTYTIANVINQVRKPTIVIAHNKTLAAQLYNEFREFFPENRVEYFVSYYDYYQPESYLPARDQYIEKDAQINPKIEQMRLAATASLMSRQDVIVVASVSCIYGLGNPENFQKMGFELKVGDKVPRKEILQKLVEIQFERNDLELMPGRFRVKGDTIDIIPGYFDNIIRIELFGDEVDRISEVDKQTGQRTEEMDYFFVYPARHYVIPEEEQKSAIQSILEELEEHLPELGLLESHRLKQRTIYDMEMIQETGSCKGIENYSRHFDHRQPGEQPFCLLDYFPEDFLMVIDESHQTIPQLHGMYNGDRSRKKNLVDYGFRLPSAYDNRPLKFDEFEEYMKNVIFVSATPSDYEHEHSAQIVEQIIRPTGLLDPEVEIRPLEGQVRDVMQEVRKIVERGDRALVTTLTKKLAEELTEYLARNEIKARYLHSDIKTMERTEIIRELRLGKFDVLVGINLLREGLDIPEVGFIGILDADKEGFLRNSKSLIQIIGRAARNASSKVVLYADNMTDSIKSAVTETERRRSMQIAYNKEHGIVPETIRKPIREKVVDITDTKHIPKTDIPNMIIELDTEMREAADRLDFERAIQVRELIKKLEKEIKVV; encoded by the coding sequence ATGAAATCTTCTGATAAGACATCCCAAGCTGTATCTAATAAAATATCCGAAACACTACGAGATGCCCGATATTGGGACAGCCCGCAGTTCAAGCTGGTTTCCGATTTTGAGCCGAAGGGTTCCCAGCCGCAGGCAATCGAAAAACTTGTGGAAGGGCTGACAGAAGGAGAGCGATACCAGACCCTGCTAGGAGTAACAGGGTCAGGGAAGACCTATACCATTGCAAACGTTATAAACCAGGTCAGGAAACCGACCATTGTTATTGCTCACAATAAAACCCTTGCCGCCCAGCTTTATAATGAGTTCAGGGAGTTCTTCCCTGAGAACCGGGTGGAGTATTTTGTTTCCTATTACGACTATTATCAGCCTGAGTCCTATCTTCCTGCCAGGGACCAATATATTGAAAAGGATGCTCAGATTAACCCGAAGATCGAGCAAATGCGGCTTGCTGCTACTGCTTCCCTGATGTCACGCCAGGATGTTATTGTAGTTGCATCAGTATCCTGTATCTACGGGCTTGGCAATCCTGAGAATTTCCAGAAAATGGGGTTTGAATTAAAGGTTGGAGATAAGGTTCCCAGAAAAGAAATCCTGCAAAAGCTCGTTGAAATACAGTTTGAGCGAAACGACCTTGAACTTATGCCAGGGCGCTTCAGGGTAAAAGGAGATACCATTGATATTATTCCCGGATACTTTGACAATATTATCCGGATTGAGCTCTTCGGAGATGAGGTCGACCGGATTTCTGAAGTGGACAAGCAGACCGGTCAGCGAACGGAAGAAATGGACTATTTCTTTGTTTATCCTGCAAGGCACTATGTAATTCCTGAGGAAGAGCAGAAAAGTGCAATTCAGTCCATCCTCGAAGAGCTTGAAGAACATCTTCCTGAGCTTGGTCTTCTTGAGTCGCACAGGTTGAAGCAGCGCACGATTTATGATATGGAAATGATTCAGGAAACCGGCAGTTGCAAGGGTATTGAAAACTACTCAAGACATTTTGACCACAGACAGCCGGGAGAACAGCCTTTCTGCCTGCTTGACTATTTCCCTGAGGATTTCCTGATGGTCATCGATGAGAGTCACCAGACCATCCCTCAGCTTCACGGGATGTACAACGGAGACCGCTCAAGGAAGAAGAACCTTGTTGACTATGGGTTCAGGCTTCCGAGTGCCTACGATAACAGGCCTCTGAAGTTCGATGAATTTGAGGAGTACATGAAAAACGTGATTTTTGTCTCGGCGACTCCTTCAGACTATGAACATGAGCATTCAGCTCAGATCGTGGAGCAGATTATCCGTCCTACAGGACTTCTCGACCCTGAAGTGGAAATTCGTCCTCTTGAAGGTCAGGTAAGGGACGTTATGCAGGAAGTACGGAAGATTGTGGAAAGGGGAGACCGTGCTCTTGTAACTACCCTGACAAAGAAGCTTGCAGAAGAACTGACTGAGTACCTTGCCAGGAATGAAATCAAAGCTCGTTACCTGCACTCGGACATTAAAACAATGGAAAGAACTGAGATTATCCGCGAGCTCCGCCTTGGCAAATTCGATGTCCTTGTCGGGATCAACCTGCTCAGGGAGGGACTTGATATTCCGGAAGTGGGTTTCATTGGCATCCTGGATGCAGACAAAGAAGGCTTCCTTAGAAACTCAAAAAGCCTTATCCAGATCATAGGCCGCGCAGCCCGGAACGCCAGCTCGAAGGTTGTCCTGTATGCCGACAATATGACGGATTCTATCAAAAGTGCCGTTACAGAGACAGAACGCCGCCGCTCCATGCAGATTGCCTATAATAAGGAACACGGCATCGTCCCGGAAACTATCAGGAAACCCATCAGGGAAAAGGTCGTGGATATCACTGACACCAAACACATCCCGAAAACCGATATTCCCAATATGATTATCGAACTGGATACCGAAATGAGGGAAGCTGCTGACAGGCTGGACTTCGAAAGGGCAATTCAGGTAAGGGAATTGATAAAGAAGCTGGAGAAAGAGATAAAAGTAGTCTGA
- a CDS encoding epoxyqueuosine reductase encodes MTEDLKKALLQKCKSMDIPMVGVASVERWNKPPFLPWMPEEFYPQSIYPEAKSVIVIGLPVPLPVLETAPSLYYHELYNTINTLLDQYTYRLANFLTERGYPSIFVPRDGYGSVQVLIENPTAFFSHRHAALLAGLGTFGVNNTLLTPEYGPRVRFGSILSTAELPPDPMLETELCTRCMRCVKMCPSNALNKEDYPSGLTDKKTCSSYSAELNKRHISPCGICIKVCPVGKDRVVYNRDNDAIYVDKDLFANHHKAWKHVRSYGGKNP; translated from the coding sequence ATGACTGAAGATCTGAAAAAAGCCCTCCTGCAGAAATGTAAAAGTATGGACATACCCATGGTTGGAGTTGCCAGTGTTGAGAGATGGAATAAACCTCCTTTTTTGCCGTGGATGCCTGAAGAATTCTATCCTCAATCCATATATCCTGAAGCAAAATCAGTGATAGTTATCGGACTTCCGGTACCTTTACCAGTACTGGAAACAGCCCCTTCTTTATATTACCACGAACTGTACAATACGATAAACACCTTATTGGACCAATACACATATAGGCTTGCCAACTTCCTGACCGAGAGAGGATACCCATCTATTTTCGTACCTAGAGACGGGTATGGAAGCGTTCAGGTACTCATTGAAAATCCTACTGCATTCTTTTCTCACAGGCATGCTGCTTTACTCGCTGGATTAGGAACTTTTGGAGTAAATAATACGCTCCTTACACCAGAATATGGCCCCAGGGTCCGTTTCGGTTCAATTCTGTCCACAGCCGAGCTTCCTCCAGATCCGATGCTAGAAACTGAACTTTGCACCCGCTGTATGCGTTGTGTAAAAATGTGCCCATCGAATGCTCTTAATAAGGAAGATTACCCCAGCGGACTTACAGATAAGAAAACCTGTTCCTCTTATAGTGCTGAATTAAACAAGCGTCACATTTCTCCATGTGGTATATGTATCAAGGTCTGTCCAGTAGGAAAGGATAGAGTGGTATATAATAGGGATAATGATGCGATATATGTAGATAAGGACCTTTTTGCCAATCACCATAAAGCCTGGAAGCACGTTAGATCTTATGGCGGAAAAAATCCGTAA
- a CDS encoding HAD family hydrolase, whose amino-acid sequence MSISFNNHNFIQNRPVSFQSSLSSHLHDTSFSSGTVEGIKLFLDMDGVLTDFTSACERLSGNMMFWYSNDRELFWKKITSAGIEFWSEMSWMPGGQELHVFLRSSGLCPTILSALPGPERKKALTNAREGKIKWLRKELGPSYAEAAILCYRPEKALQSGFARVLIDDNSDNIREWEEAGGIGILHKNTNRTIRCFTRVLKVEHKF is encoded by the coding sequence ATGTCTATTTCCTTCAATAATCACAATTTTATCCAGAACAGACCTGTAAGCTTTCAGAGCTCTCTCTCAAGCCACTTACATGATACCTCTTTTTCTTCCGGGACCGTGGAAGGAATAAAACTCTTCCTTGATATGGATGGAGTCCTTACGGATTTCACCTCAGCCTGTGAGAGGCTCAGTGGCAATATGATGTTCTGGTACAGTAACGACAGAGAACTCTTCTGGAAAAAGATTACATCTGCAGGAATTGAGTTCTGGTCCGAAATGTCCTGGATGCCAGGCGGGCAGGAATTGCATGTTTTCCTTAGAAGCTCGGGCCTTTGTCCGACAATCCTTTCTGCGCTTCCCGGACCTGAGAGGAAAAAAGCCTTAACCAATGCGAGAGAGGGAAAAATCAAATGGCTCAGGAAAGAACTCGGGCCCTCTTATGCAGAGGCTGCAATTCTCTGTTACCGCCCGGAAAAAGCCTTACAATCAGGGTTTGCAAGGGTTCTTATTGATGATAACTCCGATAATATCCGCGAATGGGAAGAAGCAGGAGGTATCGGAATCCTGCATAAGAATACCAATCGGACGATCCGGTGTTTCACCAGGGTTCTTAAAGTTGAGCATAAGTTCTGA
- a CDS encoding alkaline phosphatase family protein: protein MKILECNTIDIAPTISRLLKIPMVPPTGRPIQEVESYAKERGCKRAVIIVVDSLGYSLYKYFSPIMKYLSEIAEKGLLFRCKSPATITSPAIASIFTGYLPEEHNIYSTADIYTERTKDSENPKLKSIMEWACRAGMKASAVIESEGAESFRGRIKDFYGVPNSEDILDYDLQITNYALHALKEKPDILAVHLRTLDRFSHRAESWEELKKAAMAVDKNLGEIYRNAEKGTIFFICGDHAIHGGKKWLKDVEGEYVKNHRQNFVALIVACNQEA, encoded by the coding sequence ATGAAAATTTTAGAATGCAACACCATTGATATTGCCCCTACGATCTCGAGATTACTGAAAATCCCTATGGTTCCGCCAACTGGCAGGCCAATTCAGGAAGTAGAGAGCTACGCAAAGGAAAGAGGCTGCAAAAGAGCAGTAATTATTGTGGTTGACAGTCTGGGTTATTCTCTTTATAAATATTTTTCTCCGATAATGAAGTACTTGAGCGAAATCGCCGAAAAAGGGCTCCTCTTCAGGTGCAAATCCCCAGCAACAATAACCTCTCCTGCTATTGCATCAATCTTTACAGGATATCTGCCAGAAGAGCATAATATCTACTCTACCGCAGACATTTATACTGAAAGGACAAAAGACTCGGAAAACCCGAAACTAAAAAGCATTATGGAATGGGCTTGCAGGGCGGGCATGAAAGCGTCAGCAGTCATAGAGTCCGAAGGTGCGGAAAGTTTCAGGGGAAGGATAAAAGACTTTTATGGAGTCCCGAATTCCGAGGATATCCTGGATTATGACCTCCAAATTACGAATTATGCATTACATGCCCTCAAAGAAAAGCCCGATATCCTGGCAGTTCACCTCAGGACCCTTGACCGTTTTTCCCACAGGGCTGAAAGCTGGGAAGAACTGAAAAAGGCTGCAATGGCTGTGGATAAAAACCTGGGTGAGATTTACAGAAATGCGGAAAAAGGAACGATTTTCTTTATCTGCGGGGATCACGCAATTCACGGAGGAAAAAAGTGGTTAAAAGATGTGGAAGGAGAATATGTCAAAAACCACAGGCAAAACTTTGTGGCTCTTATCGTAGCCTGTAATCAAGAAGCATAA
- a CDS encoding MerR family transcriptional regulator — MSVDQIPIGKFSFMTRLSQKALRLYDRKGLLVPEAKDPFTGYRYYTVSQLEQGMKIKTLCFLGFSLEEISLFLDAESKGDFEYIGTGFRKKLDQTRLEIGQLQRIEGILQGACKHNGKVMELFKMSVTEPVIKEIPEMRVISKREKGDFVATIGKLIGEICTSVGSPENQRNRVKVTGPVMFLCHDDEYKETGADIEIALPVSGRISVEDPKMEVKALPAIKVVSVVYRGPYPGVEAGYNLIFSYARENNLETLSPSRELYFNDPAEVPEEELMTEIQVPIREK; from the coding sequence ATGTCAGTCGATCAGATTCCAATCGGTAAGTTTTCTTTCATGACCCGCCTCTCGCAAAAAGCACTCAGGCTCTATGACCGGAAAGGGTTGCTTGTTCCGGAAGCAAAGGACCCTTTTACGGGATACAGGTACTATACCGTTTCCCAGCTGGAGCAGGGGATGAAAATTAAAACCCTGTGCTTCCTCGGATTCTCCCTGGAAGAAATCTCCCTGTTTCTGGATGCGGAAAGCAAAGGAGACTTTGAGTACATAGGAACAGGCTTCAGGAAGAAACTTGATCAAACCCGGCTGGAAATCGGACAGCTGCAAAGGATCGAAGGGATCTTGCAGGGCGCCTGCAAACACAATGGAAAAGTTATGGAGTTATTCAAAATGTCTGTTACAGAACCAGTTATAAAGGAAATACCCGAAATGCGAGTAATAAGCAAGCGCGAAAAAGGAGACTTCGTGGCAACTATTGGAAAACTTATAGGTGAAATCTGCACAAGCGTCGGCAGCCCTGAAAACCAGCGAAACCGTGTAAAAGTTACAGGTCCTGTTATGTTCCTCTGTCATGACGATGAATACAAAGAAACCGGAGCTGATATCGAGATTGCCCTGCCGGTATCGGGCAGGATTTCAGTCGAAGACCCGAAAATGGAAGTAAAAGCCCTACCTGCCATAAAAGTTGTCTCAGTAGTCTACCGGGGGCCGTATCCCGGAGTTGAAGCCGGTTACAACCTGATTTTCTCGTATGCCAGGGAAAATAACCTGGAGACTCTGAGCCCAAGCAGGGAATTGTATTTCAATGACCCTGCAGAAGTTCCTGAAGAAGAGCTTATGACTGAAATTCAGGTCCCGATAAGGGAGAAATAA